From the genome of Rhinoderma darwinii isolate aRhiDar2 chromosome 1, aRhiDar2.hap1, whole genome shotgun sequence:
gtaaccgctacgatgcagcaatcgctttcgattgctgcatcgaaggggttaatggcagggatcggagctagctccggttcctgccgttacaggtggatgtcagctgtacagtacagctgacctccaccgctgatgacgccggatcagctcctgacccggcgccatcttgccggcagctacggaagccgatcaggctccgccgccgggcggatcttgaccggcttcggtgctaggcagaccgggaggccagtattaggcctccggttgccattgcagccaccggaaccccggcaatttcattgctggggctccgatgagctgcaaacaccttaagtgcagcgatcgcgtttgagcgctgcacttaaggggttaatggcggggatcgaagctaatttcggtccccgccgttacagtcggatgtcagctgtaagatacagctgagatccgacgatgatggcaccgactcagcttctgagccggtgccaaacgtttgacgtacatgtacggcattttgcgggaagtcaatgctttccatgacgtacatgtacgtcaaatgtcgggaaggggttaaagcagtgtTCTTATGTCATGTAAACAAAGCTTAACTGGTTCAGTTTAGTCAGCGTTTAGCTATTTTTAGCGCACAATAGTTAAACTGCtatatacgtttttatttgttgggctagcgacgtgatattTTAGATAAGATCAATGCAgggttcttattttttttatcatttttatacacctcatttttcatttttaggcttatagcttgaaaaaaatagtaaaacacttgcatttttttagatattttctggttatatactgtagtgttaccctaaaatagaggaggctccctctgtaacccttaCGACACCCCCATGATGTGTTCGCAAGGTGAtgatggtttccatggcagccgagagcctaacaaaggcccctaggtctgccatcagtGTATGTCTATTAGGCctagaggcagggcctaatagaatgcctgtcagttttacactgacaggcataaaagagtacagaagtattgcagtgtattataaaagcgtttGCAcgatcccatagtgggactaaaaaaaaaacaactaaaaagtcatatgtatctcaaaatgctaccaataaaactcgtcccgcaaaaaaataagccctgataAAGGCACAtcggcgggaaaaaaaaaaaatgatggttcTTAGAACATGGGAACGCACACAaaaatactttaaccccttcagaacgcagcctgttttggcctttgtggcacagacgatttttttaaatgtaacgtgttactttatgtggtaataactttggaatgcttttacctatccaagagattctgagattgttcccTCATGACACagtgtactttatgttggtgaaaaaatttggttgataaattcaatatttatttgtgaaaaacaccaacgtttagagaaaatttgcaaaaattagcatttttctaaaaccactaggtgcttttttgcttctgaggcctgtgtagtCCATTAAGACacaaaggccacatgtgggatatttctaaaaactgcagaatctgggcaataaatattgagttgcgtttccctagtaaaaccttctgtgttacagaaaaaaaatgaatttctgcacaaacaaaataaaatttgtaaatttcacctctacattgctttaattactGTAAAAGagtgaaactttctgaatgctgttttgaatactttgaggggtgcagtttttaaaatggggtgatttaaagGGACTTtctaattttatatattaaaactaGGTactagaactaaactggtccctgaaaagatttccttttgacattttcttgaaaatgtgaaaaattcatgttcaaaacattaaaaaaaaaacgtttgcaGACATGTGGTAAAtatgatatatattttattttcatgaGTTTGTCGACAATTTTGGTACTGAAAAACAAAGGCAAAAGAGAATAAAACTGTTCTGGTGTAACTAAAAACGATACGGTTTATACATTGATTGTAACTTCTGATAGTTGATACAATTagcatgtttttattgtatcagAATGTGTCTTTTATGCTTTTCTTACAATAAACACTTTAGTGTACTGTCATATTTCACAATAAAGAGATTTAGCACAGAGCATACAGTGTTTTTTAAGTCAAtattctttaaagaggacctgtgacctctcctgacatgtctatttttgtAAATACTTCAATGCCCCATGAAATAATCGttctggggcatcttttcttataactctgcattgtcattcctctgttattcctcctagaaatatatgatGAAGGTGACAACTGTGtatcacagtctcactctgtcagcactgattggacattgtcagtcggtgtagggacacacccccaactggtaacacaaagttgtctttttttcataaatttctaggaggaataccaGAGGAAAGACGCAACAtagcgttctaagaaaagatacttCAGATTTGATATTTtaaggggaatacaattatttactcagACATGTTAGGAGAGATGACGGCCTCttcaaccctttagtgaccagcctattttgggtctTAATGACGAAGTGATTTTTTCagaatagatgataaatgtttAATTGCTGTGGGACCCgaccccgttcctcctcactgcacgatcacagtgaggaggattttgtGTTGAGCGGTGATCGCTTATGTCAATATTTATGGGACCGTGGTGGTCCCCCAGCAatcatatatttatcacctatcctgtcgataggtgataaatgttcttagtgggaaaacccctttaagaggcatTTATTTGGATTTGGTCTTTAAAGTACTCCTAACTTTTgacactttgttttttgcagggcaataAAAGGGAAGAAGCCAGCATTATTTATTCCCATTGTACCGCTGGGATTTATTTTTGCATACCAGTATGATATGGGCTATGGGACCCTAGTTCATAGGATGAAAGGTACTAATGTTTGATAACATGCACTACAAtttgtttttagattttttttttttactccttgcTCCTCAAGTTTGTTTCACAGTGTTACAACTTGCAGCTTGATCTTCACATCTAAACGTGAATTGGCTTAATGGAATTGCTACCGCCACTGCACGATTTGCACCATAAATTACCccaaaaaagtaacaaaagttaCAACTGCTGGGTCTTGTACATCTATGTTTAAATAGCGTAGACAAACGCAGTCTATGTTCACTATTATGAGGTCATCTTCTCGGCCCCCTCCCCCCTCTGGGTGAActgagtagaccataggccctgggctattccccaaacttgggctccCCTTCACTACCGCCGCCGCCATGCCATATGCTATAATTTCTGTGCTAGCATTGAAAAAGAAATATTACGATTCCCGTTGtcgaagggctgtgtccctaaatAATGACCAGTCTCCAACCATCTctgacagtatcgcactgtgcagggacacgtcctcctgacaaggggaataacaCCCATTTATCTATCAGTCCTTGACTGCACAAAGActgtttgtgaaatacaaggatttcctataataaacatgtcaggagtggtgacagattctctgtaAATCCAGTGAGACACAGGAGACgttttctcagattctagtcattgtttttctcttttcttctccatctggtctagACCTCATGACaaattctcccggccacgacccatttctgcagattttGGCACTTCGATATCTTCAGcccctcactttaccaacatttacgcacctataaacgaagaaaaaaattctcatggtggtacacactatgcccctaaatataatataccctcctgtagatagtgccacacagccccctgtagattgtgccacactgccccccctcctGGAGATGGCGCCACACTCACCTGTCCTCGTTCCCGTGCCGTCCTCTTGTccagcgatgcaggcctggtcgCTTCTGACCAGGCCTCATGTGTCTGAATCCCAAGAAAGCGCCAAATGGCAGGGAAGGGAACCCATGGTTCCCTTGCCTTGCCAACGATGTCAATTTTATCGGCGTccaaaggacgcggatacaattaaaTCCAATGTAAGGGCCTTCAGGCCATTATTACAGTGGGCTTTCTGCCCCATACATAAAGCTGTTTTGTCACATGATTTTTGCTGTGATTCGCGATGTGGTTTTAATCTttaggcggccatgggccccctgggagcctaggGCCCTAAAAGGCCGCCCTAAACAGACCTATGGAGATCCGCCATTGAGTGCGCATCCAAACTACAGCGAAAGTCAGGAAATCAATTGCGGCatacacacttccgttgttttaacggaaccgtgtggccgttccgtcaaaagtagtgcaggtcctactcctgcccgtttttgacggaacagtctcggcctttgcattgaatttggtccatgaaacaatgggctgcacacggaagccatccgtgtgcagcccgtgtgtGATGGTAACGTCATTAACAGCCGTTTAATGGCCGACAGAagtttgcatgaggcctaagtcttcttctctctcctggagaatgaagaaggctaactgttaaagagctgcaacaatatatatacctatatacacatacacacataaccgataaatatatttaaaaaaaattgtttttttccacattttttgtgatttgtctgctcataataaaaatgtaaaacatggaattaattcaactaatctagaaaattaaagcctcataagtcttgtaaaaaaaaaaacaaagtaaaaatagttaggatattcaaagtggttgcaaagataatatcgtttaaagaagtgcacatcagaaatggaaaatttgacctggacacagatgCTTttgatcaatgacccttggtcatgaaagggttaaactatAACTAGGACTTCATGATGACATCTGCAGTCTGTCTCGCAGCATCACTATTGCAATGGAAAAGCTTTAGTAACACAGGGGATATGATATATTCCTATAAGACAATATTGAATCTTGTGTCACTATCTAGGTCTGGCTGTGATCATAGCTCACAGTAGGCTTAACGGAGGTATAACATTTAACACAAATATAGCTCAGTAGACTGAGAACCAAATGTGCTCTAGTAGCACACTCTGACAATGTGGGCCCTAAGTATAACCGCTTAACGACCAGGCCTTTTATagccttaatgaccaagaattgttttttgttttgtgtttttcactGTCACATtccgagtcataactttttattatcccgttgacatagccgtataagggcttgttttttgtgagacatgttgtgtttttcaattgcaccatttttggatgcatataatatattgcttATTATATTCTatgttcccttccctttttccatacccatgtaactatgtaacttttattaactttattttagaagGAATTGAACATAAACAGCTACTCTAGCATTGTTTTTCGCATTATAAATATACCCTGTTCactatgcggcgtaaataacatgttacctttattctatgggtcgaatacgtaaaggttttatgtttacacaataaaaaaccctttttttttaaaaaaaaaatgactttttgcatcgccgtattccaagagccgtaactttttttttattttaccatcgctgtagccatatgtgggtttattttttgtgggataaggtgtagtttatattggtactatttttggggtacatgggacttattgattacctTTAAttgtttgtggggtggaatggaaaaaacagATCAAACCAAATTGATTCTAAAATATTCTCATTCATTCTTAATATCAACAAGAATTCAAGACCTTAATTATAATCACTGGAAGATGGTATAAAACTCTGGAAATTATAAATAAGATTAGCCATTCTTACTCCTCTACATCCTGGAGTTACAATAAAGATATAGGCTCGATGTTACATATCTGGTTCGATTGCTCTGTAATCCGCTCGTTTTGGCAAACTATCTAATTTGATCACAAGTAAATTTTTTAGTAAAGATATTATCCTTATGCCAGAACTATAGTACTTAATTTAGATACTACCCACCAGTATATTAATCCCAATTCCATTGTGCCACATCTTATAAGTGCAGCAAAAACTTTGATCGCGAGACACTGTAAAGATAAAGACCCTCCTACAATACTTGAATGGCTAAAAGAAACCAACCTAATCCAATGATACGAAAAAACTAAATGGATCTTTAACCAACGATTTGATAAATTTCAACAGTTATGAAAAGACTGGTCAACATTTTACAATTCAAGAGAGTAAACTCCTTATCTAATACTACGATATAAGTAGACCAATACATTGATACCCTTTCAAACTATATGGAACGGACTCAATATCTTTATACATTAGGTATAaaattcctatttaaaaaaattggttaTACTTTTTGAAATAGTCAGCAAATTattgatatataatatatgattttGCTATATTGCACTGTGATATTCAACCCCCTGCCTCTTTTCCTTTCTGTACGCTTATCCCTGTTTTTCTTAAACTTAAATAaagaatatacaaaaaaaaataaaaaagctttataccttttgccattttcagtcctttacaaaacaaacacctcACATCTTAATTTTATAGAGGGCTTGTGCTCCTTTGCAGTCAACTATTCTCTGCCAAGGTATTAAATAATAGAATGCTTTACCCTCCCTTACATCAagcttccttaaaggggttgtccggtttcagcaaatttaatgttttttatagaactaaaaattattttcacatgaccatggacagaattttattcactggaagtaaacaattaatTATTCCTACTTAAAAACTacaagaagagatcttgaaaactgtgcggAATTActatagaaagtatattggaaaatgttataacttttaattatagaaaaaaataacctTAACTTGCTaataccggacaacccctttaagtataaatAAGAATAGGGATTCCCTGGAAgttaaaaccattttttaaagcagCTCCATTATCTTTACTTCTGTATGGCACTTAGAGTGGTTGGCACAATTTATGCCCCCTGAACTCTTACAGTCAAAGAGAAAGGGGTAACCTGCACCCTAGTTTGTTAACATGCAGTATAGATTGCGCTGTAGGATTTGGGGTATTGCTATTTAGTAGATAACTTGTGCAACTATAAAATCATGCTGTTTGTCAAAATATATAATTCCATTATCTGTGTTTATTGAACAACTGACAACTCCGTATTCATAACATAGGCTAATGCTATTTATTGCTGTAGTGAGTATATCCTGGCAACAAGATTTTTTTGCAGCCAGTAATAATTCATGTAATAGAGGTAATTCATTGAATATGTACACAACAATAGGCATAGATGCAATGGAAATTGTGATGTCAATTTTTACAGACAAAGCTTCTAGATGCTGCATTATGAATGTtggagtatttaaaaaaaaaaataagaacacCTGTTTTGCTttcagcattgtaaaaaaataaaaggaacacGTTGCTACTCTGGGTATTTATTTTTACGTAATAAAAGGCTACTTATTTATTATGATTTATATTGTTTAtttaaataatgaaatatttCTCTAAACCACCAACTTGAAAGGTAAGATTATCACTTTAAGAGAATCTCCCTTAATTGATACTCATTTGCCTACAGTATGTGTGGCAGTTACATAATAATCTGCTATTGGTTGTTTATTCACTTGTAGTTTACAATCATTGACCCTTTGCTTTGCTAAAATTCTTCATTTTATGCACTTACATCCTGATGGTTTTGTGGATGGTGTTGCGCAGTGGTGAAACAGTGGACTTGTGCTTATACAGAGCAGTCAATGTGAGCATGTAGGTTTGCAGTGCAATGCTCGGGGGTGAACCAGAACCTGAACCTCTGACATAATTAAAAACTAGACAAGACGTGTATTTTTTACTCTATTAGACCGGTCGGTGGGCAGAAGTCAATtatcatagttttaccctaaaaatctgcctgaggaaaaaaaaaactggtaAAAACAACCTGTTTTGACTTTTGTTTCATGTTTAAATCCACACCTGCACTGTCTCTTtaaatgtagttttattatataTAGTCATTGAGCACCATGGTAACAATCATGTATTCTTTTTATTCTGTTTAGGTACTGCCGAAGATATTCTTGAAAAAGAACAACATTTACTAGAAATCCCTCGGGGTTTACCAACTTTTGAGCTGATTGAAAAAGCAAGGAAAGCTCAAAGAAAGTTCTTTGTAGAGAAGTAGAATCCAGTATAAACACAACACCAAAGGAAGCTTGAAATTCATTCATCATGAACCTAATATTCCGTCCCAGGCTGCAGTCACCAATTTACACAATGCAATGGTGCTAGATTTTGTAACACGGTACTATAGACAATGacgtgaaaaataaaatgaataacaaatatacatttttttagacCATTTCcaattaatttataataaagaCCATTTCCAATTAATTTATCATAAAGAAATCCTAGTAAATTTTGTCTTGTGTAAATCATTTTACCCCAAGTATCAGCATTTTAATATGTACATAATTTTTACATTTGTGTGCACACCGGTAtcaaaataatatttattagaTAGACCTCTAATTGTAACAACGTTTGTAACATAATGAGTAATATCAGCTGGTATGTTTGTGGTATGGCTATATACAGGTtgcaaaataaaaagtttattaataaCTAAAGGAATATTGGTAAAAATTTTGATTTAGAAAATATTATTTTCTACAGAGCTCTGTAAACAGTTTAAAATGTTAAATATGTATGCTTTAATTCTTTTTAAAACGGACTGCTCAGATATTTAAActgccctgtctgagggcagcataatgaaGTGAGACATACTGATTTCAGTGTGCTACTAACACCTAATGTTAAGTAGTTTAGGGGAATTTAGAACGTATACTTGTTTTGCGCGGCCAGCGTCACAAGTATGAGTCCAAGCATGGCCAGCCTtagatatgttcgaccagtgcggtcgcacaggacgccagccgccacactgcaagaggggcgccagcaggtgtgtgtatacctgcgccgttgcaactaccagcgggtcaggtgccacttgcTAACTgcacacagggccggccttaggcagtctcctttccgcccgggcgcttattcacttagtggccgtcgctaccactgtaccagccttagcggctgctagtggtgacaccgggcatgagggcagtggcaccgctagcaagcgctgcggctgctatagtggtagcgacggcactatagcagagcagggaggtatctccctgctctatctactagcgccactgtagctccctgaaggagcggaatccccatgtggccggggattccgctcctggagcgctccttgatgtctctgtccatatatggacagtgacatcaggggaaactccttcagggagatacagtggtgctagtagatagcagagcagggagataacctccaggggattccactccaggagaagtcaatgatgtcatggacacagacgacaggagcttctcctggagtggaatccccggtcacagcgtcgtcaacgctgtggatggggattccgcttcaggagtttcccctgatgtcactgtcctgtgtcttagggctctttggatcattgtaatcaatttcAGACACCAGTGATAATTTGTTTGCCAAGTGCGCACAATCAAaggaactacttaagaaggacgttccacattattaagcgggCCacgggtttcaagcaatatgggaaagaaaaaggatctctctgctgccgaaaagcgtgaaattgtccaaggtattgcactaggtatTGCCTTTTAGggcccctgacggtgtgaaaataacctctgcaaagtacgtagagtttatgactgaccatgccttccgtagcaaaattatcttcatgcatgacaatgcaccatctcatgctgcaaagaatacctctgtgtcattggctgctatgggcataaaaggagagaaactcatggtgtggcccccatgttcctctgacctcaaccccattgagaacctttggagcatcctcaagcaaaatatctgagggtgggaggcagttcacatcaaaacagaagctctgggaggttattctgacatcctgcaaagatattcaagcagaaactgtccaaatactcacaaattcaatggatgcaagaattgtgacggtgatatcaaagaaggggtcctatgttaacgtaACTTTGCCtgctaagttgttttttttgattgaaagagcttttgatttctgtaaatatgacctcctgatgctgcaaattcaactaatTACCATTtttgttctctttacaacctttaaaatgttttgatctttgttgtgcataataatgtgaaacagtgcattatgagttttttatttctaaaaaaaaatctgttcttaggagatttgttcaataaaatttgcattatactccaacgcttgatggcttgaagattatactgactgtcatttgcatcgactatttaggaaaatcagcgaaaaataacatttgcataataatttggaacgcaatGTAAATTGATATTCGTTCTCTTACCAGGCATGATGCTGGATTGGTCTGCATGTATAAGACAGGTCGCCAAAATTTTAGCTTGAATATTTATGGAATTATTTAGCAAGACCAGTCTCTAGAAAGAATTTTAGGGTACAAGAAGTTTAGGAGCCAGAAAGTCTGCTCTATGTTCATACCATTTAATAGAGAAGCCATCACTGCCTGGAAATTTCCTATAGGGAAAAGACTTAATAGCCGCTATCAATCACTTCCTTTTTCGTCAGAACACCATCTAAGATTAACACACTATCTGTAGGAAGAGTCGGAATAtactcttttttaaaaaaataattttctgacaCTATGAGCGACCACCATCCGCTATGTACTACCCGATGGATAGGATCTCCTGATCATTCACCAATGGTAGTACCCTCAACAGTGTCTAACCCTAACTTAGGGGTTGGTGTCTAGGTGTTCCACCACTGTATGCGAATTGGTTACCAGTATTAGCTGACTTGTTAATGTAGAAATCATTTTTAAAATATCTAAAACAAAGTTTGGAAATGTGTGACAAGATGGAGGGTATTACATTCACAATTCCTCTCTTTTTGACAAACTCTTAAGACATTCTAACTGTCTCTACTCCTTGCCATTATATGGAGTGTTCTATCCCTCTGATCTCAGTAGCCCATAAGGGTGGAGATCTGAGACCTCTGGAACCTACCCCTTTTCTCCCTCACCCTAGTTGTCCCGATTTGGCTAATGGGCAATGGTGAGGGGTTCCACAGTAAATGCAAACATCCACTATGTCAGGGTTCCATCCATCACAAACAGAACACCTCCAGCCATTATCTTGAGAGGTGGAAGCTGTAGTAGACTTGTATACGAAAATGGTTAACTTTTCCTTCTCAGTATTTAGTCCTTTTGATGTGAGGGTAGTTGAATTTCTTGTCCGATGGATGTGTACATCTTTGGTGGTGGTGATCTTGGTTATAGCGCACACAGCACACCTATAACACAAATAAATCAATAAGGCAATTCTTAGCAATACGAATGTTCCCATTCTTCTTTGAGAATATCATTCATCACTCTTATTATGTTATTAGGAGACATATGAAACTGAAACAGGCAACAAGGTCGCATTTTTGAGTAGCCTCATTTAGGAATCTCTTGCAGTGTGAGGGGTGTATCCACTGGGTACTGCCTTCCAACTTCACAGATGTTGGTGTTGTCAGCTGCATCTGGAACGGACCTTGGCTGTAGAGTTTTTGCGATGTGTCTTTTCACAGTTACTCAGTCTCCAGGCTTTAGACGGTAGCTCCCAGACAATTAATCAGGATCTGGAAAGGAACTGTACACTCTGTGATGCACATGTGTTAAGTGCTGTTGGAAGGCTCCTACGTATGATGTAAGGTCTGGGTGGTGCATCTGCATCTGTTAAGGGAAATATAATCCTGTCTTAGGGGGTGTCCCAAAAGAACCTCCTAGGGAATGAGTCTTGTCTTCCTGTTTGGGGTGGTTCTGATAAGAGTATAAGGCCATGGGGAGACACTCAGTCTAGGGTTTTCCTTTCTCGACCATAGCTTTCTGAACCTGGAATATAAGTGttccattaagggtatgttcacatagcctatttttcgggccgtaaacggccgaaaaatcggcatcagatcgcctccaaacatctgcccattgatttcaatggaaaatcggcgttctgttccgacggagcgttttttacgtgtaaaaaaaacgggcgcgaaaaagaagtgcaggacacttcttgggacgtttttggagccgttttccatagactctattgaaaaaagctccaaaaacggccgtgaaaaacgcagcgaatttCGCAAGTGGcacaagaaacgtctgaaaatcaggagctgttttctcttgacaacagctccgtattttgagacgtttttgactctgcgtgtgaacataccctaagtctctcCAGTCAGCACCTACTCTTTGGATGTAGGGGGTGGGGAAGGCCTCCTCTATTTCCAATGACCCCAGCATTTACTTCAATATCTCAGCTGTAAAGTGTGTGCCTCTGTCACTCTCTATTGTTTCAGGGACGTGCattgaccttggcagcaggctttTAGCCAACCTGAAAAGAGATCCACACCGACCAGGACATATTCATACTGaccacctttaaagaggctctgtcaccagattttgcaacccctatctgctattgcagcagataggcgctgcaatgtagattacagtaacgtttttatttttaaaaaacgagcatttttggccaagttatgaccatttttgtagttatgcaaatgaggcttgcaaaagtacaactgggcgtgttgaaaagtaaaagtacaactgggcgtgtattatgtgtgtacatcggggcgtgtttactacttttactagctgggctttctgacgagaagtatcatccacttctcttcagaacgcccagcttctggcagtgacagacacacagcgtgttctcgagagatcacgctgtgacgtcacttccccaggtcctgcatcgtgtcagacgagccggcaccagaggctacagatgattctgcagcagcatcggcgtttgcaggtaaatcgatgtagctacttacctgcaaac
Proteins encoded in this window:
- the PLGRKT gene encoding plasminogen receptor (KT) produces the protein MGSLISRGMDENMKKQQEFMLMNAQLQLERQIMMQNQMREKQMAMQIAWTREFLKYYGTFFSLTALGLTAGAIKGKKPALFIPIVPLGFIFAYQYDMGYGTLVHRMKGTAEDILEKEQHLLEIPRGLPTFELIEKARKAQRKFFVEK